In Desulfovibrio sp. UIB00, the sequence GCGGGCGGCCTTAATGATCTGGCGGCACGGCATTCCACGCTCTACCCCATCGCCTCGCGCTGCGGCGTGTTCGCCAAAACGGATATTGTGCCCCTGCTCAACGGCGGCGTACCGCGTGAAGATATCGCGGCCTCCATCTTTCAGGCGGTGGTGGAGCAAACCATCGGCGGGCTGGCCTGCGGCAGGCCCATCACCGGCAAGGTTGCCTTTTTGGGCGGGCCTTTGCACTTTCTGCCCGAACTCAAAAATCTGTTCATTCAAAATCTTGATCTTGCGGAGGCGCACATTGCGCACCTGCCCCATGCCCAATGCACTGCCGCCATTGGAGCTGCGCGTTGCGCCATGTCGCTTGAAGAGCACGAAACAGACGCCGAGCCGCTCGATCTGGCCGATCTCGCCCGGCGCACCAGCAGCCTTTCGCACGCGCCCAAGGTCTCCGCAGAAAAGATTCTCCCTGCCATGTTTGCAGACAGCGCGGAATACGCACGCTTCCGCCAGCGGCATGCAACAGCCAACGTGCTGCCCTCCGCCGATATCCGACAGGCACGTGGACCACTGTTCCTTGGGCTGGATCTGGGCTCAACCACTGTCAAGGCCGTACTGGTAGACAACGAACAGCGCATCCTTGATTCCTGCTACGCCTCCAACGGGGGCAATCCGTTACAAACCCTGCTGCCCCCGCTGGCAGACATGCTTGAACGCATCCCTGACGGCGCATGGCTTGCCGCATCCGGGGCTACGGGCTACGGAGCACATCTGGCGGAATCCGCCCTTGGCGTAGACACCGTGCTGGTGGAAACCCTGGCCCATTTCAAGGCGGCCACGCGCCTTGTGCCAGAAGTCAGCTATGTCATAGACATAGGCGGCCAGGACATGAAGTGCCTCAAGGTGGATAACGGCGTCATCAGCGACGTGAGCCTCAACGAGGCCTGTTCCGCTGGCTGCGGGGCTTTTCTTGAGAGCTTTGCCAAAGGCCTTGGCCTGAGCATGCAGGAATTTGTGGATATTTCCCTGTACGCCGCGCATCCAGCTGATCTTGGCTCGCGCTGCACGGTCTTTATGAATTCCCGTGTCACGCAGGCCCAGAAAGACGGTTTGCAGATTGCCGACATAGCGGCGGGGCTTTGCTATTCTGTTGTGCGCAACGCGCTGGACAAGGTGCTGCGCATCAAGAACATGGCAGAACTGGGCGAGCACGTGGTTGTACAGGGCGGCTCCTTCCTCAACGACGCCCTGCTCTGCGCCATGGAGCGCACTTTGGGGCGGCATGTACACCGCCCTGCTGCTTCCGGCCTCATGGGAGCTTACGGGGCAGCCCTGGAGTCACTGGAAAAAGCGGAATGCGTGAGCGTGCGCTCTTCCATCACCGCCCCGCTTATCCGTGGGCTGGCCATGCGAACGCGCAGCTTTCGCTGCCGCGACTGCGGCAACAACTGCCTGCTCACAGAAACGCGCTTTTCGCACGGTTCGCGCCACATCGCGGGCAACAGGTGCGACAGGTTCAGCGAGGCGCGCCGTGGCGCAACCGTCACGGCTCCCAACCTTGTGGCCTGGAAAAACCAGCGCCTGTTCCGTTACGAACCGCTGCCGCTGGAATCCGCGCCGCGCGGCAGGCTGGGCATCCCCAGAGTTTTAAACGTCTACGCGCACTATCCTTTCTGGTTCACCCTCTTTACCGCGTTGGGGTTCCGGGTTGAAGTGTCGCCGCCGACCAGCCGCGCCCTGTTTGCGGCTGGCCTCTCGTCCGTGCCTTCCCAAAGTGTATGTTACCCGGCCAAACTGGCGCACGGCCATGTGCTGGCCCTGCTTGAAAGCGGCATCAAAAGCATTTTCTTCCCCTGCATACCGCGTGAGGCGCAGGAATTTGCCGAAATGTGCGATTCCTTCTCCTGCCCTGTGGCTTGCGGCTATCCGCAGGTAGTGCGCGAGAATCTGCCGGAACTCAAGGATGCGGGAGCCGTCATGCACTCGCCCTTTGTCAACCTCACGCATACGGCCTCTCTGGTGAGTAATCTCTGCCGCGAATTCAACCTGCCAAGGGGCGAAGTACGCTCCGCAGTACGTGCGGCGCGGCACGAACAAGCGCACTATTTGCGAGAACTGCGCGCCGAGGCGGAACACATCTATGCCGAAACCCTGCGCAACAAGGGCGTTCTGGTGGTTCTGGCTGGCCGCCCCTACCATGCGGACCCGCAGGTACACCACGGCCTGCCCGACTTTATCGCCTCACTGGGCGCTGCGGTCATCAGCGAGGACGCCATGCCCCGCAGCTGGACAGGCCACCGCATGTCCTTTCCCCTGCGGGCGCGCAATCAATGGACATACGCCGCCCGTCTCTACCGGGCGGGATTATGGGCCTGCGAGGCAGATCATGGCAACGCGCGGGTGGAGCTTGTGCAACTGACTTCCTTTGGCTGCGGCATAGACGCCATCACCGCCGACCAGATGCGTGAACTCATGCGCGCCCACGGCAAGCTGTATACCCTCATCAAGATGGACGAGGGCAATGCACTGGCCTCAGCGCGTATTCGTATCCGCTCGTTGCTGGCGGTAAGCCGCAGCAGGGCTGGGGACAACACAGCAACCGAGGTTTCCCACGCACCGCCGATATTCAGCAAACGCGATGCAGCCACGCATACCATTCTTGTGCCGCAAATGGCCCCGCTGCATTTTCCGTTCATGACGCAGGCCATCGCGGGCAGCGGGCACACCATCCAATTGCTGCCCACGGTGAGCGCAGAAGCCGTGAGCCTGGGGCAGGCCTATGTAAACAACGATGCCTGCTACCCGGCCATCGTGGCTATTGGTCAGCTATTGCAGGCTCTGCGCGATGACGGGCTTGATCCGCGCCGCACGGCCCTGCTGCTTTCGCAGACCTGCGGCCCCTGCCGGGCCAGCAATTATCCGGCTCTGCTGCGCAGGGCGCTTATGGAATACGGCTACGACCCAGTGCCCGTGCTTACGCTCAATGCATCGGGGTCAGAGAGCCAGCCCGGCCTACGGCCGGACCGCGCCCTGCTCTGGCGCATGCTGCTTGGCATGCTTGCTGGCGACATGCTGCAAAGGCTTTCGCTGTTTACAGGCACCTACGAATGCCATGCAGGGCAAACCGAAGACAGGGTGCAGCACTGGCTGCAAACCCTGATCCCGGTAGTGCGCAAGGGGGATGAAGCCGCCCTGCGCCAACTGCTGCCCCGCCTTGTGCAGGATTTTGCCTCTATCCGCACAGCACTGGCCCCCAAGCCTCGGGTGGCTGTTGTGGGCGAAATCCTGCTGACCTACCATGCTGACGCCAACAATCACATTGTCGAACAGATCAGGCAGGAAGGCGGAGAACCGCTCTTGCCGGACTTTGCCAACTTCATGCTCTACTGCCTGCGCGATGCCGTGTACGACTGGCGCTATCAGGGCGGCAGCGCCTGGGCGGCACTGGGCAATGCCTTTGTAATGCGCCGGAT encodes:
- a CDS encoding acyl-CoA dehydratase activase; the encoded protein is MSPPLFYLGLDIGSTTVKLALLNGDGSVAETRYSRHGTAVRATMAALLAEVSRLYPTAAVRCAMTGSGALDLSNQLSIPFVQELLATARAISYAAPDTSVAVELGGEDAKLLYLGQDVELRMNESCAGGTGAFIDQMARLLSTDAGGLNDLAARHSTLYPIASRCGVFAKTDIVPLLNGGVPREDIAASIFQAVVEQTIGGLACGRPITGKVAFLGGPLHFLPELKNLFIQNLDLAEAHIAHLPHAQCTAAIGAARCAMSLEEHETDAEPLDLADLARRTSSLSHAPKVSAEKILPAMFADSAEYARFRQRHATANVLPSADIRQARGPLFLGLDLGSTTVKAVLVDNEQRILDSCYASNGGNPLQTLLPPLADMLERIPDGAWLAASGATGYGAHLAESALGVDTVLVETLAHFKAATRLVPEVSYVIDIGGQDMKCLKVDNGVISDVSLNEACSAGCGAFLESFAKGLGLSMQEFVDISLYAAHPADLGSRCTVFMNSRVTQAQKDGLQIADIAAGLCYSVVRNALDKVLRIKNMAELGEHVVVQGGSFLNDALLCAMERTLGRHVHRPAASGLMGAYGAALESLEKAECVSVRSSITAPLIRGLAMRTRSFRCRDCGNNCLLTETRFSHGSRHIAGNRCDRFSEARRGATVTAPNLVAWKNQRLFRYEPLPLESAPRGRLGIPRVLNVYAHYPFWFTLFTALGFRVEVSPPTSRALFAAGLSSVPSQSVCYPAKLAHGHVLALLESGIKSIFFPCIPREAQEFAEMCDSFSCPVACGYPQVVRENLPELKDAGAVMHSPFVNLTHTASLVSNLCREFNLPRGEVRSAVRAARHEQAHYLRELRAEAEHIYAETLRNKGVLVVLAGRPYHADPQVHHGLPDFIASLGAAVISEDAMPRSWTGHRMSFPLRARNQWTYAARLYRAGLWACEADHGNARVELVQLTSFGCGIDAITADQMRELMRAHGKLYTLIKMDEGNALASARIRIRSLLAVSRSRAGDNTATEVSHAPPIFSKRDAATHTILVPQMAPLHFPFMTQAIAGSGHTIQLLPTVSAEAVSLGQAYVNNDACYPAIVAIGQLLQALRDDGLDPRRTALLLSQTCGPCRASNYPALLRRALMEYGYDPVPVLTLNASGSESQPGLRPDRALLWRMLLGMLAGDMLQRLSLFTGTYECHAGQTEDRVQHWLQTLIPVVRKGDEAALRQLLPRLVQDFASIRTALAPKPRVAVVGEILLTYHADANNHIVEQIRQEGGEPLLPDFANFMLYCLRDAVYDWRYQGGSAWAALGNAFVMRRIEGVRRYMRGALNTSPLSAHVMPVVHIDDLARLGESVMSLGNSAGEGWLLPAEMLEFLEHGTNNILCLQPFGCLPNHVVGRGAFKAVRRQRSEANIMALDYDPGSSEANQLNRIRLFMAIAREKEKEREEAARHARHTYTGAMGSDRVYWQQ